The region ATCTTCGCGAGTAGTCTCGTTCCATGCGTACCCCACCGTACTGGCTAGTCCCTTGTAGGACCTCTCTACCCAGCAATTCTGCGGTGTACAACACGATACCAGCAACATTTACGCCCTCGTGCGTGCTGATCACTATCATAATTCGCTCGAGAAACTACTCACGCAAATACGCTCGAGAGAGACCCGGTCGGCTCCAGTTAGAGTCGACTCAGATCAGCGCCACCACGAACGGTCGAGCGGAGACCGATAGTTCGACAGAACAGGTCCTGAATTGTCGTTTCAGCCCGTCACGAGACCGATCTCGATCTCACGATAGACGACGGTTTTACCGGTACCTAGAACGATCTCGTCGAGGAGTCGAACGACGACTCCGACGGTGAACTCGATACGCTCTCGAAATCGACGAACCGGGCGGGTTCGGCCATAGCGACTCGAGTGACAACGATCGGACATCGAGGTCCAACGGCCAGTGCGTTGAATCGAACGGCTACAGGAGTTTCGCTCGTCGCCGACTAAAACAGAGCTAACAACACTGCGAGCGACGCGAGACTGCTGAGGAAGAACGCAACGAGGACGACGAGTGCGGGTGTCACGCCGGTATTGCGAAGATCACCGAGTTTGATCTCCGTCCCGAGACCGACGAACGCGAGGACGAACAACCAGTTGTAGGCGTTCTCGATCGAGTCCAATTGGCCAGCGGAAAGCACGCCCGCGCTCGCGAGGAGTGCGAGCGCAAGAAAGCCGAGGACGAACTTCGGAAACTCGTCCCAGAGGGTCCGGACGGACGGACGACCCCCGCCGACGTGGCGTGCGTAGTAACTCGCGTACGCGAGGACGACCACACCGATCAGCGCGTTTCGTGACAGTTTCGTCATCGTTGCCCACTGGCCAGCAACGTCGGAATGCGCGAATCCCACGGCGACGACCGGACCCGTCGAGAACATCGTGACTCCAGCCCACGTCCCAAAGACGACACTCGAGAGGTCGAGCAGGTCGCCGATGATCGGATAGACGACGATCGTGATCGCGTCGAACAGCAGGACCGTCGCAGCCGCGTACGCGATCTGTTCTTCGCGAGCACGAACGGCACCGGCGACCGCGACGACCGCCGAGACACCACAGATGCTGGCACCGGCCGCGAGCAGCGATCCCATTCGATCGGTCAACCCGAACACGTTGCGCGCGAGAAGTTCGACGACGAGCAACGTCCCAGCGGTCACTCCGACGACGACCACCAGAATAGGGCCACCAACTTCGAGAACGGTCTCGAGCGAGATCGACACGCCCATGAGGACGATTCCGGCACCCAGCCACAACTTGTGCGTCGCGATTCCAGGCTCGAGTCGATCGGGAATTCCGACGACGTTCGTCGCAACGAATCCGAGTGCGATCGCGAGCAAGAGGTGATTTACCCCGAACGAAACGGCGAGCACTCGAGCGACGATCGCACCGAGACAGAGAGCCACCAATCCCGGGGCCAGCCGACTGACGTTCATCGCGTCACCACGGAATCGGGAGTTCGAACGCACCGACCAACACGACGATAGCAACCCCGATGAAAACGCTCTGCCAATCACGCTCGAGCGCGCTCCAGCGATCCGTCACGTTGTCGACGGGCGACCACAGGCTATCGATCGACATATCTCTGTTCGCGCGACGGTTGCAGTTAACTGTTATCGATTCCGTCGCAGATATAGGAAACATTCTCTGCTATCTACGACAGAGTTGCGGCAACGTATCGGACCTATCTATGATAACAACCGACATATTTCTGCTACCTACGACAGAATGACACTGGAATTTACAGGTATTGCCGCGCACGATAACGCGAGTCGGTAGACTTCAGATCGAGAAGGAGAACACGTCGCTTCCACTCGTTCACGACTCGCAGACCGGAACGAATTCCAGAACACGTCTCCAGAGTCGTGGTCCGAATCGCTGCTTTCGAACCAGTGAGCCAATCGGCGGACGGTGGGCAGCGGTCGACGCTGCCGAGCACGGTATCCAGACTGCCGAGCGAGACGATGAGATCCGCGATGGACTCGCCTTCTGCCATCCCGGGCAACGCAGAGAGGTTGTGGAGACAGGGGCTTCGAATCTCGAACCGTGCCGGCGAGTTCGAACCGTCGGCGCTGATGTAGATGCCGAGTTCGCCCTCGAGAATCTCGACCGCGCGATAGGTATCCGTCCCAGCGTTGGGTTTGAGCGGTCGAGGGACGGTACTCTGGATCTCCCGCTCGTCTTCGGTGACCACGTCCCACTCGAGGTGGTCGTAGTAGCCGTAGGGGTTGTCGCGCCGGAGGTCGTAGTCGATCCGGAGCCGCGGGCGATAGGGCCGGGACAGCCGTAGGATTTGGCGAGATCAGGCTCGAGAATGCCGGTGTCGATTGTCCGAAGCCGGAAGGTTTCGTTTCCGGGAACAGGTCGTGGTACTCGGCGACTTTCGCGGGCAGTTCGTCGAGGAAGTCCCGTGCGTTCTCGAAAAACGCGTCGCGGGGCTGCACGCAACGGGTTACGAAGACGAATCGCTCAGAAAGCCGGCAAAAACGGGGCTTATACAGATGGTAAGGATCGGCAAGGCGAGCGCACAACCGAACCACTATCAATACCGCGGCCAATACCACGGCATATGACAAAGCGGTACGTCTCGCTCCCCGACGAGGCGGAGGCGGGAATGCGCGAGTTCATCAGCGAGGTCGACCAGCGTCTGGCAGGCGAGGAAGACACCTGCTCGGTCGTCGAAGACGTCTTGATCGATCTCTCGGGCGATCGCGAGGCCTACGAACGCTGGCAAGCCGGCGAGTCCGTCTCGACGGCCGAACGCATCCGGCTCCAGAGTTACGATCCCTGTAACACGACCCTCGAGAGCGAGTACTACGCCGAAAAAGACGAGACGAAGTTTCGTCGCTCGAAACATCTCCAGTGGCTCTGGCGCCAGTTCGACAGCCTACCGATCGCGGACAACGTCGAGTTCGCCCTCCGGTTCCGACGAATGCTC is a window of Natronorubrum sediminis DNA encoding:
- a CDS encoding YeiH family protein — protein: MNVSRLAPGLVALCLGAIVARVLAVSFGVNHLLLAIALGFVATNVVGIPDRLEPGIATHKLWLGAGIVLMGVSISLETVLEVGGPILVVVVGVTAGTLLVVELLARNVFGLTDRMGSLLAAGASICGVSAVVAVAGAVRAREEQIAYAAATVLLFDAITIVVYPIIGDLLDLSSVVFGTWAGVTMFSTGPVVAVGFAHSDVAGQWATMTKLSRNALIGVVVLAYASYYARHVGGGRPSVRTLWDEFPKFVLGFLALALLASAGVLSAGQLDSIENAYNWLFVLAFVGLGTEIKLGDLRNTGVTPALVVLVAFFLSSLASLAVLLALF